AGCCGCATGGACGCGGTTCTGGTCCTGAAGGGGGATGCCCTGGAGGTGGTCGAAGCGCGCCGGGTCAGGCAGGGCGATCTGGTTGCGGTCGGGCGCACTGAAAATGGCGAAGAAGGAATCTTTGTCCATACCACAGGTTTTGTTTCCCCGGCTGAGACGGCGGTCGACAAATTTTCCTTTCGCACCCGTGGAACCCGGGAAACGCCTTTTTCCCGGTCCTATGACGAACTCTACAAGGTGCTTCGCCATGATCGTGAGCATGGCAACATCGCCTGGGTGCTGGGTCCGGCGGTGGCCTTTGACAAGGACAGCCGAGACGCCATGCAGGGGCTGATCGAAAACGGTTACTGCCATGTGCTGCTGGCCGGTAACGCCCTGGCCACCCATGATCTCGAGGCGGCCCGTTTCCAAACCGGCCTCGGGCAGAACATCTACTCGCAGACCCTGCAGCCGCTGGGTCATTACAACCATCTGGATATCCTCAACGAGGTTCGCAAACGCGGCTCCATTTCACGGACGATTGTCGAACTGGGGCTGGATAACGGTATCATCTACGCCTGTGAGAAATGTCATGTCCCGTATGTCCTGGCCGGTTCCATCCGCGACGACGGGCCCTTGCCCGAAGTTATCGGCAATGTCTACCAAGCCCAGGATGCCATGCGCCTGCACGCTCGCAAAGCGACCACGGTCATCGCCCTGGCCACCCAGCTGCATTCCATCGCCTTCGGCAACATGGTGCCGAGTTATCGGGTGATGCCGGACGGGGCGGTGCGGCCGGTCTATTTTTTCATTGTTGATATGACTGAATTCAGTGCCGATAAACTGGCTAATCGGGGCTCGGCCCAGGCCGTGGCGATACTGACCAATGTCCAGGATTTCATGATGAACCTGTGGAACAATCTCAGGCGGGGCTGACCGGGACGAGGGACTTATGAGCAGAACCATCCGCATTATCGGCATTCCCATCGATCTTGGCCAGAGCCAGCGCGGGGTCGATATGGGGCCGAGCGCTATCCGCTACGCCGGATTGTCGACCCGTCTGCGCGCGCTGGGGTACGAATTACATGACTCGGGCAACCTCTATGTGCCGGTACGGGACACCCTGTCGACAACCGATCAGGAGTCCCTGCTCAGCGCCATTCGGCAGGTTTGTGAGGCGGCCTACGAGGCCGCAGCTCTCGCCGTGCGGGAGGGCGACATCCCGTTGTTTCTGGGCGGGGACCATTCCCTGGCCATCGGGACCATCGGCGGAGTGACCGCCGGAAAGCCGGTAGGCATTATCTGGATCGACGCCCATGGCGATGCCAACAGTCCGGATAGCTCCCCGTCCGGGAATGTCCACGGCATGCCCCTGGCAACCTTGCTTGGGACCGGCTATCCGGAGCTGCTCAATATCGGCCGGCCGGGCGCTAAAATCGCCGGAACGGATGTGGTCATGATCGGGCTGCGGGACCTGGATCGGGAAGAGCGGCGTTGGCTGAAACAGAGCGGGGTGACGGTTTATACCATGCGTGATGTCGATGAACAGGGCATGGGGGCGATTGCCCGGGCAGCCCTGAGCCAACTGGCCAACCACCATTTCCTGCATGTCAGTCTTGATATGGATAGCTTGGAGCCGCACGAGGCCCCGGGGGTCGGTACTCCGTCCCCAGGAGGTCTGAGCTACCGGGAAGCCCAGCTGCTGATGGAAACCATTGCCGATACCGGCAAACTGGCCGCGGTGGATATCGTCGAGATCAATCCCATCCTCGACCTTGAAAACCGGACTGCAAAAATTGCCGTGGAACTTGCCGAATCCCTGTTCGGGAAAAGTATCTTCTAAGGGCGGCCAGGGGGAGAGGAACCTAACAGGTAAACAGGGCCGTCGTGATCCAGGCGGAGAGCTTTTCCTTTGCCTGGAATTTCTCAAAAACCTGTCCGGCATACAGTTCGGCTTCTGTCCGGTCTTCAGCCTTCCAATCCGATGAAATGATAGCCCTGCGGTGGCGGGGAATCTTGCACCCGAGCCGGTGAGTTCTTTTCAAAAAGTCTATGCCGTCCATCCCTTGTGGATTTTTGTGGTCGGTTAAAAGAAAATCGGTGCAGGGCGATGCTACCGGGCATGCGGTGATTCCGGGTTGGGAACAGATATAGCAGCCCGGATCGGAAAAAGCCGTCACTTTGACATCGAGAGCCCGGAATAGCTTGACCATGATGCTCAGGAAAAAATCATCATCATCAAAGACAACGGCATGGCGTGTCGACATAACTCCTCCTGTCTCAACCGATACCCGGTCTGGTGGAACGGGGGTGTTTCCATTTTACCAAGGTTTTCGGGCCGATGCGTTTTTAGCCAGCAATGGATCGTGCTGTGGGCCATTGTGACCTGAGCATCTCATATTTTTCTTAAAGCTCAGGGGAGACTGCAAAGGGAGTGGAAAAAAACGAACGGCAGCTTAAAAAAATCTGGAACCGCTGAATCCGCCGTACTGTTCAGCGTTGCAGATCAGGCCTCGGTGTTTCTGGCTCTCTCGGGGAAATAGCCGCTTGTGGTCTGACCTGCCATGTCGGATGCGCCCCAGAATGATTCGAGGATGTGTTCTCGTTCCTGTGCGGTAAAACCATCAGCTTCAAGAGCAAGCGCATAACGTTGGAGAACTTTTTTGGCCGGCACCCGCTGAGCGAAGTGGGTGTGGAGGTTATACAGCTTCCTGACCAGAACATCATGGGTCGGATCAACCAGCAGAGCCCTATTGGCAACGGTGATCGCTTCATCAGGGTGACCGGACTCAACCAATAGATCAAACCAGAATTGCGAGCCTTCCAGGTTCAGTAACAGCAGATCCTGCGCCTTCAGGTGCCCCTGGTCATTTAAAGGGATGCCCTGGAGAAAGCCCCCCTGCCAGAGAGTCAGTGCCGCGGCAAAGGCCAGATCCGCCTGCCAGAATTCCTTTTTGCGGACGTGGCGGATGCCCTGCCGGATCTTGCTGGTAAAATCGATAAAGTCAAAATAACAATTTTCCAGGCAGAGGACACCATTTTGCAAGGTGAGATAGTCTTTGGCCGAAGGGCTGAGCAGAATATTATCCAGGAGTTTACGCAAGCGTGAAATGAGATTGTCGAAGCTTGAGCGGGATTTCAGGGGCGGGCTGTCCGGCCAAAGTTTGACCTGGATGTCTTCCAGAAGCAGCTGATGCTTTGGCGCTACAATCAGCAACGCGAGCAGCTGGCGCATGCTGGGAGACAGATCCATATGCGAGATCTGCCGCCCATGACAAGAAATTTCAAGTGTCCCCAGGCAGTTGATCGTCAATTGATGCAGCGGGCGACCGTCTTCCAGAAAAGACATCCGCAGCCGTGAGGCAGACAGCTTGGCTAACGGTTCCAAAGCCAGTTTTTGTCGCGCGGCTTCTGCCAGGAGGTCGGTCATCACCTCCGGGTCCCAGCCGTAGAAGGATTGAAATGCACTTTTGGAAAGACAGTCGGCCATTTTGGTTATTTCTCTGGTGGCCAGCTGCTGTTTCTCTTGTTGCAGATAGGTCCAGGCCCGGTAGGCATGAAGACCGGGGCGGATAAAAATTTCGCCGCTATTGATGGATATGTCCAGTGCTTTGTGGAGCAACTCCAGCGCTTCCGGGTATTGTCCCAGCCGCGTCAAGGTCGCTGCGAGCAGCAAATTGTTCATCGCAATAAAATCCAAGCCCCCGGCCTGTTGTCTTAAGCGGAGAGACTCCCGGAGGGCTTGAACCGCTTTGTCGGCGTGGTTAAGCCGGGCCATTGAATAGGCCTGGTACTGCAGGTAAAGGCTGCGCATATGTGGCAGGGTGCTGCCAAAGTCACTGGCCAGGGCGACTTGCAGAATGTCCTGCATGCTGGGATCATCACCGCGAGCCAGGGCCAGGTCGAGTTGCCACATGCGGATAAGAGCGCCAAAAGAACTGTGTTCAATCAGCTCTTCACCATAACACTTCAGGTAACGACGCCGATGAAATTCAAAGTCAGCGCGCCTTCCTTCATTGATGAGAAGATTCAGGTGAGCCAGTTGCAGGGCCGCTTTATTGACCAGGCTTACCTGCGGGCTTTGCAACAGCGGCAGGGACTGTTCCACTTCCCGGCGGCAGGACGTCAAGTCTCCGGCAAACAAATCCCGATAACAGCGGGCCATGCGCGCTTCAGCTTCCAGGCCTTTGCTGTTCAGCCGTTTTGCTTCGGCCAGGCCGAAATCTG
The Pelobacter seleniigenes DSM 18267 DNA segment above includes these coding regions:
- the rocF gene encoding arginase, with product MSRTIRIIGIPIDLGQSQRGVDMGPSAIRYAGLSTRLRALGYELHDSGNLYVPVRDTLSTTDQESLLSAIRQVCEAAYEAAALAVREGDIPLFLGGDHSLAIGTIGGVTAGKPVGIIWIDAHGDANSPDSSPSGNVHGMPLATLLGTGYPELLNIGRPGAKIAGTDVVMIGLRDLDREERRWLKQSGVTVYTMRDVDEQGMGAIARAALSQLANHHFLHVSLDMDSLEPHEAPGVGTPSPGGLSYREAQLLMETIADTGKLAAVDIVEINPILDLENRTAKIAVELAESLFGKSIF
- a CDS encoding response regulator: MSTRHAVVFDDDDFFLSIMVKLFRALDVKVTAFSDPGCYICSQPGITACPVASPCTDFLLTDHKNPQGMDGIDFLKRTHRLGCKIPRHRRAIISSDWKAEDRTEAELYAGQVFEKFQAKEKLSAWITTALFTC
- a CDS encoding BTAD domain-containing putative transcriptional regulator produces the protein MNPIQHGKFSPPLFDPARHLLRKKVIHGLQSQLQADRHTIVIEGQPGQGKSQLAVQFLSSTGKKFAWLQLAPDDGDPVLLLLELLDTLRHALPEFRAPQVEDWLAQKGPLPLQVSQLAELLLEDLENHLVNEFFLVLDDLHLLNGRLQSQSVLTALLIAPRQKVQLLLISRQPVFPVLLGKHPPPPAVILRNDDISLNRQEIAALFNDCLNIAVSSATVNDLFQANGGWIMGLLLASRQKAGPRPGSISQKALGPDTFLNYFAEEILGNLPRQLQTALIRLSLLDEIPAGLATIIGEDPAIQEKLALLENQNFFIRSLDPQRTVFSYHHLFRDCLTTLAKNSLSDQEIKKIWGQAGQWYAPARAEIALGYFLRAADFNAAQDVLSKIGMDLLASNRLVTLQSLLAPIAEQVYPHYPWLAFYNGVILLDSAPPTARSFFELALEGFIREGNETGELLALVQLVYFHSAVDCQFETGRQRLERGIALYEKRRHALDAMQQAHAANVFVIGLTLFSVDLERTHPFADFGLAEAKRLNSKGLEAEARMARCYRDLFAGDLTSCRREVEQSLPLLQSPQVSLVNKAALQLAHLNLLINEGRRADFEFHRRRYLKCYGEELIEHSSFGALIRMWQLDLALARGDDPSMQDILQVALASDFGSTLPHMRSLYLQYQAYSMARLNHADKAVQALRESLRLRQQAGGLDFIAMNNLLLAATLTRLGQYPEALELLHKALDISINSGEIFIRPGLHAYRAWTYLQQEKQQLATREITKMADCLSKSAFQSFYGWDPEVMTDLLAEAARQKLALEPLAKLSASRLRMSFLEDGRPLHQLTINCLGTLEISCHGRQISHMDLSPSMRQLLALLIVAPKHQLLLEDIQVKLWPDSPPLKSRSSFDNLISRLRKLLDNILLSPSAKDYLTLQNGVLCLENCYFDFIDFTSKIRQGIRHVRKKEFWQADLAFAAALTLWQGGFLQGIPLNDQGHLKAQDLLLLNLEGSQFWFDLLVESGHPDEAITVANRALLVDPTHDVLVRKLYNLHTHFAQRVPAKKVLQRYALALEADGFTAQEREHILESFWGASDMAGQTTSGYFPERARNTEA